The Gymnodinialimonas sp. 57CJ19 genome includes a window with the following:
- a CDS encoding ATP-binding cassette domain-containing protein, whose translation MLHLENIRVRQGSFTLSAHLTVPEGARVALMGASGSGKSTLLFTLSGFLWPDEGRVTMRGKDVTRLPVADRPVSILFQDGNLFPHLNAFDNIALGIAPNLNLSVADKARVEGALKKVDLDGMAGRMPAELSGGQQSRVALARMLLRDKPVALLDEPFSALDPGLRREMLGLVRTLCDETGQTLVMATHDLRDAERLCDRVLLLEEGEVALNADLVEAIADKAPALHPWM comes from the coding sequence ATGCTGCATCTTGAGAACATCCGCGTGCGGCAGGGCAGCTTCACGCTATCGGCGCATCTTACGGTGCCCGAGGGGGCGCGGGTCGCCTTGATGGGCGCGTCGGGCAGCGGCAAGTCCACGCTGCTGTTCACATTGTCGGGGTTCCTTTGGCCCGATGAGGGGCGCGTCACGATGAGGGGCAAAGACGTGACCAGGTTGCCGGTGGCGGATCGGCCCGTGTCGATCCTGTTCCAGGACGGCAATCTGTTCCCGCATCTGAACGCCTTCGACAACATCGCCCTTGGGATTGCCCCAAACCTGAACCTGAGCGTGGCGGACAAGGCGCGGGTGGAGGGGGCCTTGAAGAAGGTCGATCTGGACGGGATGGCGGGGCGGATGCCTGCGGAATTGTCCGGAGGTCAACAAAGCCGCGTGGCCCTTGCGAGGATGCTTCTGCGCGACAAGCCAGTGGCGCTTCTGGATGAGCCGTTTTCGGCCCTCGACCCCGGCTTGCGGCGCGAGATGTTGGGGCTGGTGCGGACCCTGTGCGACGAGACCGGGCAAACGCTGGTGATGGCGACACACGATTTGCGCGATGCGGAGCGCCTGTGCGACCGGGTGCTGCTGCTGGAAGAGGGCGAAGTGGCGTTGAACGCTGATCTGGTCGAGGCGATCGCGGATAAGGCCCCGGCCCTGCATCCTTGGATGTAG